A single region of the Nitrospira sp. genome encodes:
- a CDS encoding fibronectin type III domain-containing protein, whose amino-acid sequence LANGNTTGVTFNVTTQLAAGEALDFVINRGADGNNSYDSTAFDPTITFSSTTTTSTTPPPTTGTAAVTLSWNRNTESDLSYYRVYYGTSSRNYSNSVGVGTTTSTTISNLISGTIYYFTLTAVDTSGNESARSVEVAISR is encoded by the coding sequence CCTCGCCAACGGCAACACCACCGGCGTTACCTTCAACGTGACCACCCAGTTGGCGGCCGGTGAGGCCCTGGACTTTGTGATCAACCGGGGCGCCGACGGCAATAACTCGTACGACTCGACCGCCTTCGATCCCACGATCACCTTCTCCTCCACCACTACAACGTCCACCACCCCACCGCCCACGACCGGAACCGCGGCAGTCACACTCTCGTGGAACCGGAATACCGAATCGGACCTGTCATATTACCGCGTGTACTATGGCACCAGTTCGAGAAACTATTCGAATTCGGTCGGAGTAGGCACTACGACATCTACAACGATCAGCAATCTGATATCCGGCACGATCTACTACTTTACCCTGACAGCCGTTGACACAAGCGGTAATGAAAGCGCTCGTTCGGTTGAGGTCGCGATCAGCCGATAG